From the genome of Gallus gallus isolate bGalGal1 chromosome 4, bGalGal1.mat.broiler.GRCg7b, whole genome shotgun sequence:
GGGCCAGCAGTGATTCATGAGAACTGCAGCTACAGCAAACAGCTGTGGGCCACTGTGTCCATGAACAACCTCAGATGGAGGCAGGGAACAGTTCagtctccattttcttcttctagtaGCTAGAATAATTTCTGAgagttgggttttgttttgttttctttttgtagttttcctttttttcttgcttttttaattttgcacTATCGCCTAGAGACCCAAATGAGTAAaagtaaagaaaggaaaaataagtgcATGGAAATGTGTATCGTTCTTTAAATCAGATAATTTGATGCTAGCGTTCTACACTACAAACAAGgttctgaaaaaggaaaaaataaatacaataaaattataaactaataaaataaaacaaaaaataagacCCACTATTGCACACTATCCTGTAGCCAAGTACCTACCATGAGAGATACGTGCTGTATATTTTTTATGACAGCCAAAACAATAGTGCGTACAAGTAACGTTTCCTTTGCGTTCCTATTTATTTAGCCAGCCTACAACATTTCAAaggtataaatatatatatagctcTATATGTAGAACATAGCCAAATACCTATATATGAACTGGTTGATGTGCAACTCGGTACTGTTGTGCCGACTGTTCAGGCCAAGCTCTGCGGTGCCTTCCCAGCTGCACCCACCAGGCACGGCCTCTCCTTGTTGCAGCGGGCACTGCTCTGGGCGCTCACTGCCAGCGTCCTCAGGGCtgtccgtccgtctgtccgGGCACTGCTCGGTGCTGTGGGAAGGCACAGAGCTTGGGATGaaagaggcagcagaggggctgcactTGGAGCTTAATGAAGGCGGAAGGGCAGGGTCCTGCCGAGATGCTGGTTGCTGTGGGGAGCACAGGCCATGGCCCGGCTGACACCGCCGGCTGCGAGGGTTTCCCGACAAACACTGACTGTTATTTAACCTGTCCTTGACACAAACCATCACCAGGTCACAAGTGTCCCGGCTGTGAGGAGAaccacagctcagcaggaacGGGGCTGTGGCATCGGGCACACGCCCATACGTTGGCCACCGGCCATTCCTTGTCTAAGGAAATGCGTCCGGCAGTTCCCAGTTTTTCCTTAGATCTTGTGGTGGACTTTAGCCTTTTAATAAATGTTAGTATATCAGATTGTGTCCTTGACAGTATTTTACTTGTATGAACCATGATAACACATTAAGTCTTCATACTCTTCCGGCAGAAGTGTcaataaaagagaagagaagcataGCATACAATATATGTCAAAGTAACGTTCCTTTTTCGCTTTCTCATGAACAGTAAAATGTTCACAATGTATGCCAAGATCTTTGGTTTCTGTCCGACACCAGTTAGAGGTTCTGATCTTACAGAAATTGTGTTATAACGGCCTCAGCCTTGTTGCTAGGAAACAATAGATCCCAATTTTTTATTCCTGCTCTAACTCCTGTGCTGAATAGTGACTGGATACTGTACACATTATGTTACATGGCTGCAGTTACATGGTCTGATGCATTTTGCTCTGGGTTTCAGACCAgaagcatgcattttctacaAGAACATCCCAGCAACACGCTGTAAATATTAAAAGTTAATATATTATGTGTCgatatttgaaaaagaaagtactttgactatttcatttttaaaaaataaaggtgcAAACTGACAGTATGTGGCGTTGTCTTATTTTACACCACACCTTAGGGATTTTTCTGATTCTGTTGCTAACAAGTGCTTCCATACATCAAAATAAGGTCCTCAAACAGTACTTCTCAGTGTGAATGTCGCAGTGGGTTTGTGGCAACGTTGAATTATACTTCTGATTCAGGGTTCATGGGTACAACTCTTCTGTCACTACATGCGGGTCCACAGCTTGTTTCTGTGCACAGATTCTTACACTTATCAGAGCAAGTGTGAGAGTGAAAAGgcgtgctgctctgtgcctttgCGCTCCCAGAGCTGAGTGGGTGAGGGCAGTGGTGCTAAGAGACAAGCAGCATGGATGAAGCATCTGCATGTTCAGTAGATCTGATTTCCCAGCCTGCTTCAAACAGGTGCTTATGAACAACTGTGTGCGTCCATgcaagaacaaattaaaaaaaaaaaaaaaacagcacatgcggtagagaggaggagagagtAAAGCGGAGGAGCAGAAGGAGTGTTTAAAGCTGAAGGAAGGGGTACATGGTAGAGAGCAGATGGGAGAAACTTGGGCTGGGTGCCAACCTATGAGGACTGTGTTGGGTGGATGAAGAGGGAGTGAGGCCAAAGGGATGCTGTAGTAGGAAAGGAATTTAGAAAATGGCCTGGGATATTGATCTATTGCTGCAGGAGGCCTGTCACAGCCACAGTCAGGGAGCAGGGGAGGGTCTGGCTGAGGTAAAGGCAGCGCTGTGTGCGACCAGCAGCAGCATTGCCTATGCTGGGTCGGAGACTGCATGGGCGGGCCAGGACACAGGGTCCTTTGGTGAATCCAccaaagcagcagccagagccaggGCTGCAAATAGGAAGCTGGAGAAGAAGGAACAGCAGGgctggtggggatggggcagtCATGTGGGCTGCATatcagtgctgctgagcccaGAGGAGCTGGCAGAAAGGAACAAGGGGATACAGATGTTTTCCGATGAAGCCCTGCCCACATTGCTCTCTAAAAGGACCTGTAGCACTTCATATCAAAGTCAATGCATGAAATCCGTGCAGTTGCCATGTTACTGTTCCTATAACCAAATACCAACTCCTTTTGTCATGGATAGCATGAGCTTCTCTGACTGTCTGCAGCTTGtttaatcataaaatcataaaagcaCAGGATCACAgactggcttgggttggaacAGACCTTAAAGAGCATCCAGTTCTATCCCCTGCTGTGGAAAGGGACACATCCccccagatcaggctgcccagggccccatccaatctggccttcggcacctccagggatgggacatccacagctctctgggcagccgtGTCAGGGACTCATCACTCCTTGGCTGAAAAATTTCCACCTTACCTCTGACCTAAATCGCCCATCTTCTAGTTTAAGACTATTCCCATTTGTACAATCACcaccatgtaaaaagtcattctccctcctgcttataagctccctttaagcactggaaggctgcaatgaagtctcccctgagccttctccgaactgaacaaccccagcttcTTCTACCTGTCTTCAAACAAGAGGTGCCCTAGACTACAGGAATTCCAGACTTGAGGGAACCCTAAAGAAACAACACAATCAAGCCTCTATCTTAATAACTCACATACAATGTTCTCAGCTTTAGATCTAAAATGGCAACTTCTGgcctattttatttatttttaaaaataacactgctCTTCTGGAGTCACCCATAGTCAAAGCAGTTATCTTCAACTCACTGCACAACAGCGTTTGCACCATGCAGCACTCGAAGTCAATCGGACATTTCTATAGGAAACAGTCCTCAGGCACAATGTGTCCCACCATGCTTATCACCATGGTGCAGCCATTTACAGGGACCACTTCTCAGTACAGACTTAGTTCCTCTGTCCTAAGACAGCCAGCCTAAACCAGAGTTCAGGCACAGTACATCAGAAGCAAAGGAGCTCTCCCAGTAAGCTCACTCTGCTACGCGCCAGGACTTccagaaaaggaagatttgCAGGAGCAGAAACCTGTAACAGCCACAGAGCATCTGCCACAGACATGCAGAAAACTAGGAAACCTTTAAGGCACAGACAAGGGGTGAAAGGTTCAATCAGCACAGCCCCAGAATCAGCTGGTGCTGAATGTTGTGCTTTGAGCTGGTAACgttcagcacagctcctctACTGCTGACATTTGCTGAATTATCTAACAatattaaagaacaaaaacagcttttaaatattttattaaaaagtaaatcatGCTAAATCCGTCACTGTATAGCACTGTATGAAGATAAGACCCTTGCTTCAACCAATCAGTATAAGTAACAGAAAGACATGGggaaaacatacacacacagagtgTAAAATATGATgcaaaggggaggggaggggaggcaggACATTTCACTGCAAATGAAATGTGGCCTTAATTTAGACAGACATTGAGTAATGAACAGCAATCGTCACAAATTTGCAACAGCATTGTCCACCGCTTCCTGTTACCATGCAGCtgtttatttattgcatttaCTCCCATTGAGGGTTTACAAGGAGCATTTTGTGCTTCATGATGAATGTTTTATTGCtgcattctctctctctctcttactctctctctctcattctctttcATACACACACAGCCACTtataggaataaaataaaataaaagataacaTTTCCAGCCTTATCAAATCCAAACTAAAATGCTGCTTCAAGCGGCTGAACCTTGCTGAGTGCCCGTCCATGCCTCCCATTTATCTCTTCACTGTTTGCCTTTCAGTGAGGTAACAACAAGCCAGAATCTGCGACAAGACAACTAAACAGAATAAGAAAGTCTGTCTGCCTGTTTGGTAGCACACTGTTGGGTGATACTCCCCAATGTAGCCTTATGCTACGGAtatggctgcagccctgcctctCCCCATTCCCCTGGTCCACAGCTTGGCCCCTTCTGGTGGGATCTGATCTGTCCTGCTCTCCCAAGCCTGCAGCCTGGTGGTTCTGGAAAAGCTCTCTACATCTTCTCAGAAATTCCCAGACTTCCAAGGTGTGCAGAAGAAATTGGAAGTACAGGCATGAAACATTTAAGCATCAAACTTTTAAGCAACACAAGCtcctccatagaaggagactctaccacctctctgggcaactagTTCCACTGTTTGGTCACCCTTACCAAAAAGAAGTACTTCTTCATGTTCCTTCCTACGTTCAAGTCCtaggccgttactccttgtcctgtcgctacaTGCtaccaagaagagcctggcctcatccatttgcctcccacctccctttacaTACCTATAAACATTATTAATAAGATCCTCCCCCAGttgtcttttccccaggctgaacagccccaggtctctcagctttTCGTCGTACAAGAGATGCTTCAAGCCATTCATCATCcctgtggccctctgctggactccttctaggagatccctgtcttttttgaaccaaggagcccagaactggacacagaaTTCCAtatgtggcctcaccaggacagagtagagggagaggatcacctccctcaccctgctggccatgctctttttaatgcgCCCTAgggtcccattggccttcttggccaccagggcacactgctgactcatggcCACCTTGCTGTCCACCACTACATCCATGTCTTTCTTTGCAGGTTTAcagacattttttgttttttggggttattttttcATCCATTTGCAATCAACATTAGCAGTGTACTTTGGAAGGGAGGGCTTTTCTGATTGGCCCATTTCTGCTGGTGAAAGTGTGACTAACATTAACACAAACCAAGTGGGCTGCAGCACATCAGTTCTGTTGGGAAGTGTTCCCCAGTGCCAGCCAGCCCAGGAAGCTCATCAAGTTCAGCAGCCAAGTGCTCCAGCACTCCTatgaatcatatcatagaatcatagaattgctcaggtgggaaaagaccttaaagatcatcaagtccaaccacaacctaaccaaactaccccaactctaacaaccccctgctaaactgtgtccctgagcaccacatccaaacagtttttaaacacatccagggatggtgactcaaccacctccctggggagcctattccagggcttaacaaccctttctgtaaagattttcctgatatccaacctaaacttcccctggcgCAACTAAAGTCCATTTCctctcgtcctgtcacctgtcactagcgagaagagaccaaccctgctttTGCTGTAAGCACCAGTGCTAACCCTGTAAGGCAACAAGTCCTCCAGGTGTAAGCCTCTCCTACAGGAGCCCAGCAGCAACTTACTAAAACACATGATagggaaataaaagtaaatattgtgtaaaaatttatatatttttttaaattacatgtGGTGGGAATTTTTTTCAAGTAGAGtgaatactgaaaaaataaaaagtatgaGGTTCTCCACTGGTGACTGTTCTCATTTATTCAGAACATTACTTGAGCTTTCAATTCTTTATGCAAATTAGAAATTTTGTACATGGAGACAGCACTGAGTGGTTCTGTTGCATTACAGAGAGCCTGATGTAGTGGGAACTCAGTTAGTGGGTATTCCCCCGAGGCCATGTCTAGAATACCTTTTGGAACTATATGACAGTCACACAGACGCCAAGTCGTTGTTCAAGGGAAGGACACTCAATATAAACAATTTTCCTAAGCCTACAAAAGGGGTCTTGCCCATAAATGTCTAtcagaagaaagcacagaagagtCAAAAGTCAGTTTATGTAAAATAGACGGACTAGTCTCGagattagaaaatattttacacttaggactgcaaaaagaaaaaaaaagatatcacaACATTTAGTAGCTGatgtttttgtcttctctcttacaaaaaaataaaaaataataataataaaaaacattctgaaatgtAAAACTTCTAATTTTGGAGCTAGAAATACTAGGGAACACATTTTCGCAAATGTTACAAGAAAACT
Proteins encoded in this window:
- the LOC121110638 gene encoding uncharacterized protein LOC121110638, encoding MDVVVDSKVAMSQQCALVAKKANGTLGRIKKSMASRVREVILSLYSVLVRPHMEFCVQFWAPWFKKDRDLLEGVQQRATGMMNGLKHLLYDEKLRDLGLFSLGKRQLGEDLINNVYRYVKGGGRQMDEARLFLVACSDRTRSNGLGLERRKEHEEVLLFGKGDQTVELVAQRGGRVSFYGGACVA